A genomic window from Glycine max cultivar Williams 82 chromosome 17, Glycine_max_v4.0, whole genome shotgun sequence includes:
- the LOC102665346 gene encoding spindle pole body component 110 has translation MFLSPFNFILSSLCLFLLIFLATLPRSPTPESVCKIMGSEIDTKSIEPVRNAVSLFGDKSDQKKYQTARSKSECEKEFEELTKELANCKVQLEAKHAAHMQSLLKLEHNQKMINELSTLLKKSDLERNKNMNECSDCKALKDELESKVKEMADQNLETAKVRDQLSHVLSELKATQRELLNKETKLVAARDLELNALKNAKQMESALEAEKEQKEELLQQVKELNEVIYDSKLAAIEFEKEKLAILSEKDEKIELATKATAQLEQQLKDMRKHVEMLQGLQNQPMDKSTLVGSLPLEPMQANETLVMELKERKTMDQSVYIERLEMELSKLKQELTIAKEERNSLNITTESLKSELHETKAALNMNKESDIEAQVEIALLKSQLQEHRLAHKNGHVTEVSKADRSKAEAEEQNSENNNDSVTSKSLVEKRNEVQGSVGEVGRFSELALMKRELENALVKISELRARAEQALSRAEFAENAKAALEDKIRRHREHRQRRRAALTALREESTPKPFSPSTSYGTPGTYQPLGKVLNMKM, from the exons ATGTTTTTGTCTCCCTTCAACTTCATCCTATCTTCTCTCTgcctttttcttctcatttttcttGCAACCTTACCTCGTAGTCCTACCCCCGAGTCAG TTTGCAAAATCATGGGTAGTGAGATAGATACTAAATCAATTGAACCGGTCCGGAATGCCGTTTCTTTGTTTGGAGATAAAAGTGATCAGAAGAAATATCAAACTGCGAGGAGTAAG AGTGAATGTGAAAAAGAATTTGAGGAGTTGACCAAGGAATTGGCCAACTGCAAAGTACAATTAGAAGCAAAGCATGCTGCACACATGCAATCACTTCTTAAGCTGGAGCACAACCAAAAGATGATTAATGAGTTGTCTACCCTGCTGAAGAAATCTGACCTCGAAAGAAACAAGAACATGAATGAATGTTCAGATTGCAAGGCTCTTAAAGATGAACTAGAGTCCAAGGTGAAAGAGATGGCTGATCAGAATTTGGAGACTGCAAAGGTCCGGGACCAGCTTTCACATGTTTTAAGTGAATTGAAGGCCACACAAAGGGAGCTTCttaacaaagaaacaaaacttGTTGCTGCTAGAGATTTAGAACTGAACGctttgaaaaatgcaaaacaaatggAATCTGCCTTGGAGGCCGAAAAGGAACAGAAAGAAGAACTCCTGCAGCAAGTGAAGGAGCTCAATGAAGTTATTTACGATTCAAAACTAGCTGCCATTGAATTTGAGAAAGAGAAGTTAGCTATATTGTCTGAGAAGGATGAGAAAATTGAGTTAGCAACAAAAGCTACTGCTCAATTAGAACAACAGTTAAAAGATATGAGAAAGCATGTAGAAATGCTACAAGGATTACAAAATCAACCAATGGATAAGTCTACACTGGTTGGTTCTCTTCCTTTGGAACCTATGCAAGCTAATGAAACACTGGTCATGGAACTAAAGGAGagaaagaccatggaccaatctGTGTACATTGAGAGACTAGAAATGGAATTGAGTAAGTTAAAACAAGAGCTTACTATtgcaaaggaagaaagaaattcCTTGAATATTACTACTGAATCACTCAAAAGTGAGTTACATGAGACTAAAGCAGCCCTAAACATGAACAAGGAGAGTGACATTGAAGCACAGGTGGAAATTGCATTGCTCAAATCTCAGCTTCAGGAACATAGGTTGGCTCACAAGAATGGACATGTTACTGAAGTTTCCAAAGCTGATCGGTCAAAGGCAGAAGCTGAAGAGCAAAATAGTGAGAATAACAATGACAGTGTCACAAGCAAATCCTTAGTTGAGAAGAGAAATGAAGTTCAAGGATCGGTAGGGGAAGTTGGAAGATTTTCAGAGTTAGCATTGATGAAAAGGGAGCTGGAAAATGCATTAGTGAAAATTTCTGAGTTGAGGGCACGTGCAGAACAGGCTCTAAGCAGGGCTGAGTTTGCTGAGAATGCTAAAGCAGCATTAGAGGACAAAATAAGGAGACACAGGGAACATAGGCAGAGAAGGAGGGCTGCACTTACTGCACTTAGGGAGGAATCTACCCCTAAACCATTTAGTCCTTCCACATCATATGGAACACCTGGAACCTACCAGCCCTTAGGTAAGGTTCTGAATATGAAAATGTGA